From Flaviflexus ciconiae:
TGCCGTCCTCGACCTGCCCCTCGGTGACACGTCGCCCACCCAGCCCTGGTCGGTCATGGTCAACCTGCTCGGCTCGCAGCTGGCAGACCCGCGTGAGGCCCTCGGGGAGGTCTGGAAGCAGGACCCCGGGGTGAAGGTCCACATGTACGGCAAAGAAGTAAAGCCCCTGCGCAAGATCGGTCACGTGACCGTGTGCGGGAATGACCTGGAGGACGTGCGCCGCAGGGCCCACGTCGCAATCACCATTTTCGAAGGGAAAGAATCATGAGAGTCGGCGTCGTCATGGGGTCGGATTCTGACTGGGGGACGATGGAGGCCGCGACCGCGGCCCTCGACGAGTTCGGAATCGAGTGGGAAGCGGATGTTGTCTCTGCGCACCGCATGCCCGAAGAAATGATCGAGTACGGCAAGACCGCTCAGTCGCGCGGAATTAGCGTCATCATTGCCGGCGCCGGCGGTGCAGCCCACCTGCCGGGGATGCTGGCCTCCGTCACGACCCTGCCCGTGATCGGCGTTCCCGTTCCGCTCAAGTACCTGGACGGCATGGATTCACTGCTGTCGATCGTGCAGATGCCGGCGGGCGTGCCCGTCGCGACGGTTTCCATCGGCGGAGCTCGGAATGCAGGGCTGTTGGCCGCACGAATCATCGGTGTCACCGACGAGGACGTCCGGGAGAAGATGGAGGCGTTCCAGGAGGAACTAGCCGATATTGC
This genomic window contains:
- the purE gene encoding 5-(carboxyamino)imidazole ribonucleotide mutase, which codes for MRVGVVMGSDSDWGTMEAATAALDEFGIEWEADVVSAHRMPEEMIEYGKTAQSRGISVIIAGAGGAAHLPGMLASVTTLPVIGVPVPLKYLDGMDSLLSIVQMPAGVPVATVSIGGARNAGLLAARIIGVTDEDVREKMEAFQEELADIARAKGDSLRRRLE